A genomic region of Aspergillus oryzae RIB40 DNA, chromosome 1 contains the following coding sequences:
- a CDS encoding uncharacterized protein (uncharacterized conserved protein), with product MTSTTTTKKQPKTPKMTTQNKNQYHELPIKPHGILWQEDFITPTHEAQLISIFQNQLEWPTRNGRISLHYGYSFDYKTFGIDPDIPYKEFPDWLQPLIPTTEGRPPEQVCLQYYPPGSGIPPHVDAHMAYDQLYALSIGAPIMMQFRRGEERVDVDLVPRCMMQMTGESRLFWTHGIKKRKNDILADGTVRPRGDRWSITYRWVREGECECGDVEVCDVAQRRMGVEKEKRSLKELAAKEDGGVSG from the coding sequence ATgacatccaccaccacaaccaagaaacaacccaaaacacccaAGATGACCACACAAAACAAGAACCAATACCATGAACTCCCAATAAAACCCCATGGCATACTCTGGCAAGAAGACTTCATAACCCCCACCCACGAAGCGCaactcatctccatcttccaaAACCAACTAGAATGGCCCACCCGAAACGGCCGAATATCACTGCACTACGGCTACTCATTCGACTATAAAACCTTCGGCATAGACCCGGACATTCCCTACAAGGAATTCCCGGACTGGCTGCAACCGCTCATCCCAACTACGGAGGGTCGGCCCCCGGAGCAGGTCTGTTTGCAGTACTATCCGCCAGGCAGCGGTATTCCGCCGCATGTAGATGCGCATATGGCGTATGACCAGCTTTATGCGCTGTCGATTGGGGCGCCTATTATGATGCAGTTTCGGCGGGGGGAGGAACGCGTGGATGTGGATTTGGTGCCGAGGTGTATGATGCAGATGACGGGGGAGTCGAGGTTGTTTTGGACTCATGGGattaagaaaaggaagaatgatatccttgctgATGGGACTGTTAGGCCGAGGGGGGATAGGTGGAGTATTACTTATCGGTGGGTTAGGGAGGGGGAGTGTGAGTGTGGGGATGTCGAGGTTTGTGATGTTGcgcagaggaggatgggggttgagaaggagaagaggagtttGAAGGAGTTGGCTGCGAAGGAAGATGGTGGGGTGTCTGGTTGA
- a CDS encoding uncharacterized protein (predicted protein), with translation MTLHRPHILASAESRKAALEATLATLESQQRFFGQTSEHHYPLFGLAFYTIDASILLSIIVASYPPHGHEPRQYVYHVLQQAIERLSYVQPYNPIARSGLGIVQRCYEKLKEACHSPPNTSATPSSSVVSPRFELQSLRQELSHRNSVPANDVQSPPSPSSGPEYLDLLAPAPSMIPDSFSEAYWLDQLNLIQPSSAIGQDPDMFWDSLLFDRNIL, from the coding sequence ATGACGTTGCATCGACCACATATACTTGCGAGTGCAGAAAGCCGAAAGGCTGCATTGGAAGCGACACTGGCCACGTTAGAATCACAGCAGCGATTCTTCGGGCAAACGAGTGAACATCACTACCCCTTGTTTGGGCTTGCGTTCTATACTATTGACGCGTCTATCCTACTATCTATCATCGTGGCATCGTATCCACCCCACGGTCACGAACCGAGACAATACGTCTACCATGTTCTGCAGCAAGCAATCGAGCGACTATCCTACGTACAACCCTACAATCCAATTGCCAGGTCAGGATTGGGCATCGTTCAGCGATGTTATGAAAAGTTGAAGGAAGCCTGTCACTCTCCTCCCAACACTTCTGCCACACCGTCATCCTCAGTTGTATCTCCTCGGTTCGAACTACAGAGTCTCCGTCAAGAATTGAGTCATCGGAATAGTGTGCCAGCGAACGATGTCCAGTCACCTCCATCCCCTTCTAGTGGACCGGAATATCTTGATCTATTAGCACCTGCGCCTTCTATGATACCCGATAGCTTCAGTGAGGCATACTGGCTAGACCAGTTAAACCTCATCCAACCATCATCAGCCATTGGACAGGACCCCGACATGTTTTGGGATTCCTTGCTATTTGATCGCAATATCTTGTAG
- a CDS encoding uncharacterized protein (synaptic vesicle transporter SV2 (major facilitator superfamily)) → MADEIPHHVNDGRNSERNMEAQSAFASTLVVDVEKSLHSKGADPSKCSTSSNGISVSTPTNQAGSNAVYAAKAQLLNQALVDMKMGRYQWVLFIITSVGWFLDSFWIMSFVVIAPSASNEAQFFFPGDKSSYLFVSLAVGLTVGATAWPWMSDILGRRWIFTSTIVLMGMGGLVGAGMPSFTGLCVVGFVVGFAVAGNQLVDAIILIESLPASHQFLVTVQGAFWGLGQLVSAAVGWAFIAGYTCGTGLDAISTSQALSTHSSRAEGSTQSSQSSTSCHYVSNKGWRYLWWTFGCITLFLYLCRFVFPFRETPKYLLSKRRDAEAAQLVNNIATYSKRGTWLSETSFARVDSTIDATESRRTPRLRSLIFALQPTGLPILCLLWALTGLTFPLHKTSLTAYLASTHNIAPITATTVTTPYLYTHYLYTSLCAIPGPIIAGMLIQTKPFGRKRTGSAIALLTGLFMLLATLARSRNALLAFECVLSFLQFADLAVLTTYTVEIFAAPVRGFGVGVMGFFWGVFGLVAMIANTFAGDVVAGGAAVWFCGAVWVVMSGAWLTLNETRGFAAA, encoded by the exons ATGGCCGACGAAATACCACATCATGTCAATGATGGTAGGAACTCCGAGAGGAATATGGAAGCACAAAGCGCATTTGCGTCTACTTTGGTAGTAGATGTCGAGAAGTCTCTGCATAGCAAAGGAGCCGATCCCAGCAAGTGTTCCACAAGTTCGAATGGCATATCTGTTAGCACTCCTACGAATCAGGCCGGCAGTAATGCAGTCTACGCTGCCAAAGCACAACTGCTGAATCAGGCGTTGGTGGACATGAAAATGGGCCGATACCAATGGGtactcttcatcatcaccagtGTAGGATGGTTTCTTGACAGT TTCTGGATAATGTCATTCGTCGTTATTGCCCCGTCAGCCTCGAATGAAGCccagttcttcttccccgGAGATAAATCGTCCTATCTGTTCGTCAGTCTGGCCGTCGGCCTAACGGTTGGCGCAACTGCCTGGCCATGGATGTCAGACATCCTGGGCCGTCGGTGGATCTTCACAAGCACAATCGTCCTTATGGGCATGGGAGGACTTGTCGGTGCCGGCATGCCTTCCTTTACCGGTCTCTGTGTCGTCGGCTTCGTGGTAGGCTTTGCTGTCGCAGGTAACCAGCTAGTCGATGCCATCATCCTGATAGAGTCGCTTCCGGCTTCCCATCAATTCTTGGTTACCGTACAAGGGGCGTTCTGGGGCTTGGGCCAGCTAGTCTCAGCCGCGGTTGGATG GGCGTTCATAGCAGGATATACCTGCGGCACCGGCCTCGACGCAATCAGCACATCACAAGCTCTATCAACCCACTCCTCCCGCGCCGAAGGATCAACACAATCAAGCCAGAGCAGCACATCCTGCCATTACGTTTCCAACAAAGGCTGGCGATACCTATGGTGGACATTCGGTTGCATCACACTGTTCCTCTACCTCTGTCGCTTCGTATTTCCCTTCCGCGAGACACCCAAATACCTCCTCTCCAAGCGCCGCGACGCCGAAGCCGCCCAACTAGTCAACAACATAGCCACATATAGTAAACGCGGTACCTGGCTCAGCGAAACCTCCTTCGCAAGGGTCGACTCAACCATTGACGCCACCGAATCCCGTCGAACTCCACGTCTCCGCTCCCTTATCTTCGCCCTTCAGCCCACCGGCCTCCCCATTCTCTGTCTCCTCTGGGCCCTAACAGGCCTCACATTCCCCCTCCACAAAACCTCCCTCACAGCCTACCTCGCCTCAACCCACAACATCGCCCCCATAACCGCCACAACAGTAACAACCCCCTACCTCTACACCCACTACCTCTACACATCCCTCTGCGCAATCCCCGGCCCCATCATAGCAGGTATGCTCATCCAAACAAAACCCTTCGGCCGCAAACGCACCGGCTCCGCAATCGCCCTTCTCACCGGCTTATTCATGCTCCTTGCCACACTGGCTCGATCAAGAAACGCCCTCTTGGCTTTTGAATgcgtcctttctttcctgcaATTTGCGGACTTGGCGGTTTTGACGACGTATACGGTTGAGATCTTTGCGGCGCCAGTTCGGGGCTTTGGGGTCGGTGTTATGGGGTTCTTTTGGGGAGTTTTTGGACTTGTGGCGATGATTGCGAATACTTTTgctggggatgttgttgcgGGAGGTGCGGCGGTTTGGTTTTGTGGTGCTGTTTGGGTTGTTATGAGTGGTGCTTGGTTGACGTTGAATGAGACGAGGGGTTTTGCTGCTGCGTAG
- a CDS encoding glycoside hydrolase family 28 protein (predicted protein), producing the protein MKRTVVTTPVSVPTASSSFTGNGGTTCTVTEYAAISSAVASCSNILLSDIYAPPSSTIDLQGLQTGAAVIFAGKTTFGDTADSDFDPIVVSGTSVTITGVEGHVIDGNGAAYWDGQGSNGGSDKPDHFFVVKDMYNSRIENLYIQNWPVHCFEIESTEHLTVSGLTLNNSAGDAANSKSDGDPAAHNSDGFDIKESSYFTLENTWVHNQDDCVAVTSGTDIVVDGMYCYGGHGLSIGSIGGKSDNTVNGVTFSNSQVISSQNGCRIKTNSGETGEVYNIRYENITLSDISDYGIDVQQDYLNGGPTGEPTNGVTIANVTFVDVTGTMSDGKDYYILCGDDSCSNFVFDGVSITGGSGDSCNYPSTGCP; encoded by the exons ATGAAGCGCA CAGTGGTCACTACCCCGGTTTCTGTACCAACAGCCAGCTCATCCTTTACCGGTAACGGTGGAACGACCTGCACCGTAACTGAGTACGCTGCAATCTCGTCCGCTGTCGCGTCTTGCTCCAACATTCTCTTGTCCGACATCTATGCACCCCCTTCCAGCACAATCGACCTCCAAGGCCTGCAGACTGGCGCTGCTGTAATCTTTGCTGGCAAGACT ACATTCGGAGACACCGCTGATAGTGACTTTGATCCTATCGTTGTCTCTGGGACCAGCGTTACCATTACTGGTGTTGAGGGACACGTCATTGACGGCAATGGCGCGGCATATTGGGATGGCCAGGGTTCCAATGGTGGTTCGGACAA GCCCGACCACTTTTTCGTAGTGAAGGACATGTACAACTCCCGCATCGAGAACCTCTACATCCAAAACTGGCCCGTCCACTGCTTCGAGATTGAAAGCACCGAGCACCTTACTGTCTCCGGCCTGACCCTCAACAATTCCGCCGGCGATGCCGCCAACAGCAAGAGCGATGGTGACCCTGCGGCACACAATTCCGACggcttcgatatcaaggaaagcaGCTACTTCACCTTGGAGAACACCTGGGTGCACAACCAGGATGACTGTGTCGCGGTGACTAGCGGAACAGATATCGTCGTCGACGGAATGTACTGCTACGGTGGTCATGGTCTTAGCATCGGCTCTATTGGCGGCAAGAGCGACAACACGGTTAACGGAGTCACCTTCTCCAATTCGCAAGTGATCAGCAGCCAGAACGGTTGTAGAATCAAGACTAACTCGGGTGAGACCGGCGAGGTCTACAACATTCGCTACGAGAACATCACCTTGTCCGACATTAGCGACTACGGTATCGATGTGCAGCAAGACTACTTGAATGGCGGTCCTACCGGTGAACCTACGAACGGAGTCACCATTGCCAATGTCACTTTCGTAGATGTTACAGGAACGATGAGTGACGGTAAGGATTATTACATTCTCTGTGGAGATGACAGCTGCTCCAACTTTGTGTTTGATGGAGTGAGCATCACTGGCGGTAGCGGCGATAGCTGCAACTACCCCTCGACCGGTTGCCCTTAG